Proteins found in one Magnolia sinica isolate HGM2019 chromosome 5, MsV1, whole genome shotgun sequence genomic segment:
- the LOC131245570 gene encoding cytochrome P450 710A1-like, with the protein MDMDMDSLRSTLASAAPFLFSLLAFFLLWEQIAYIRKKRSLPGPLLIFPFLGNVVSVVRSPTKFWEVQASLAKSSPFQLSTNYLFGNFILFIRSSELCHKVFANVRPDAFQVIGHPFGKKLFGEHNLIYMFGQSHKDLRRRIVPNFTIKALGTYLSLQQKIIVEHLKKWEELSSSGSKPIALRFLCRDLNLETSQTVFAGPYLGSGQRKAFNENYNLFNVGLMSIPVDLPGFAFRNARLAVYRLVQTLTGCVSESKERMRSGAEATCLIDFWMEDTLKEIAAALDAGRPAPPHSSDVEIAGHLFDFLFAAQDASTSSLLWAVTLLESHPEVLARVREEVAGIWSPESDAMITQEQLREMKYTEAVAREVIRFRPPATMVPHIAREDVKLTEFYTVPKGTIVFPSLFESSFQGFTDSDRFDPGRFLPDRHEDQLYRRNFLAFGAGSHQCVGQRYALNHLALFIALFVSILDFKRDRTDGCDEITYVPTIAPKDDCLVYLSRRCARYPAF; encoded by the coding sequence atggatatggatatggatagCCTCCGGAGCACGTTAGCATCGGCCGCTCCCTTTCTTTTTTCACTGCTTGCGTTCTTCCTTCTCTGGGAACAGATCGCATACATCCGTAAGAAACGATCCCTCCCAGGTCCTCTTCTCATCTTCCCTTTCCTCGGCAATGTCGTTTCGGTAGTCCGCAGCCCTACCAAATTCTGGGAAGTACAGGCCTCCCTCGCCAAATCTTCACCTTTCCAGCTCTCCACCAACTACCTCTTCGGAAACTTCATCCTCTTCATCCGCAGCTCCGAGCTCTGCCACAAGGTCTTCGCTAACGTGCGCCCGGATGCGTTCCAGGTCATAGGCCACCCTTTCGGTAAGAAGCTCTTTGGCGAGCATAACCTCATCTACATGTTTGGCCAGTCCCATAAGGATCTCCGCCGTAGGATCGTCCCAAATTTCACGATCAAGGCCCTCGGCACATATCTCTCCCTGCAGCAGAAGATCATCGTCGAGCATCTGAAGAAATGGGAAGAACTATCTTCTTCGGGTTCGAAGCCTATCGCGCTCCGCTTCTTGTGCAGGGATCTGAATCTGGAAACCTCCCAGACCGTCTTCGCCGGGCCGTACCTGGGGTCCGGTCAGAGGAAGGCGTTCAACGAGAATTACAATCTCTTCAACGTCGGGCTGATGTCGATTCCGGTCGATCTGCCGGGATTCGCCTTCAGGAATGCGAGACTCGCCGTCTACCGTCTCGTCCAGACTCTCACCGGATGCGTCTCCGAGAGCAAGGAGAGGATGAGGTCCGGCGCGGAGGCTACCTGTCTGATAGACTTCTGGATGGAGGATACCTTGAAGGAGATCGCCGCGGCATTGGATGCCGGCCGCCCGGCGCCACCACACTCCAGCGACGTAGAGATCGCGGGCCATCTGTTTGATTTCCTGTTCGCCGCGCAGGACGCGTCGACGTCGTCGCTCCTCTGGGCGGTGACGCTTTTAGAGTCGCATCCCGAGGTTCTGGCAAGAGTCCGGGAAGAGGTTGCCGGGATATGGTCGCCGGAATCTGACGCGATGATCACGCAAGAGCAGTTGAGAGAGATGAAGTATACCGAGGCGGTGGCGAGAGAGGTCATCAGATTCCGACCGCCGGCAACTATGGTGCCACACATTGCGCGGGAGGATGTCAAGCTAACTGAGTTTTACACCGTTCCGAAGGGGACGATTGTCTTCCCATCCCTGTTTGAGTCGTCGTTCCAGGGTTTTACAGATTCGGACCGGTTCGACCCGGGCCGGTTCCTGCCGGACCGGCATGAGGACCAACTATACAGGAGGAACTTCTTGGCCTTCGGCGCTGGGTCCCACCAATGCGTGGGCCAGCGGTATGCGCTGAATCACCTCGCGCTTTTCATCGCGTTATTCGTGTCGATATTGGACTTCAAAAGGGATCGAACGGACGGCTGCGATGAAATCACGTACGTCCCCACCATCGCTCCTAAGGACGATTGCCTGGTCTATCTTTCCCGGAGGTGCGCACGCTACCCTGCATTCTAA